Below is a window of candidate division WOR-3 bacterium DNA.
GTATGCATTTCGGCATCCTTTCAAGCCCGGTAAACATTGTTATACCCGTGGTCGTGAAGCCGCTCATGGCCTCAAAGAAACCATTCAGGTAAGTAGCATGGATCCCGATTACAAATGGAAGAGCACCAAGTGCAGAAAACCCCAACCAGCCCAAGCTGCACGTCAACATCGCGCCGTAATTGCTCATACTCCCTGCCCGGAAAAGAGCACGGAATGCAAACCCGAATGTAAATGCAAGGACACTTGGTATCACGAATGCCAATGTGTTGGTCCCCCACTGCCCAACGTCATCCAGGAACACGAGTATTGCAAGAGGAAAAAGCAAAAAAACACCAAGAACTATGAATACCGAGCCGAGAGCGTTGAAAACAACGTTTATTGTATCAAAACGATTGCGCATTCAATGGCCTATATCGGTCCAAATACCCAATTCCTGGTGCCAGCTGATAATACCAGATACCAACTGTTTCGGAATGCAATAAAATGCCCCGTTGCAGAGAATTCAACATCCCGTGAATTATACAAATGCATAATTAAAATGTCAAGTCTCAGCCCAGACAAACCCGCGGCGAACATGATACCAGTGCACAGATAGCAATAAACTAATCAGGCTTCGTCGTTGTCATAATACCAAATAGAATAAATAAACACTTGGGAATTCTTAAGCCGAGATATATTCTCGGTTTTATTATTATTTTTACACCAATGCTGAATAGAAATAATTAAGGAGGATTTAGAATAATGAAACAAATCGCCGTGAAAGTCGTAATCGGTGTTCTGATAGCGTTGATGGCAGTATTCTCGTGGCAGATAATTATGCTTCGCCAGAACCTTCAGGAAAAAATGGAAACCGTGAATCTAATGATCTCGAAATATGAAGCAAAGGCACAGTTCATCGATGACTATCTACCCATAGTTGATGAGTACACGCAATCCGAGATAACGGCAAAAAGGATTCTTGCTGCCGTCTATGAAAACAGCGTGCAGTACGATATCCAGCCCGAGCTGATACTCTCGGTGATAATGGTCGAGTCCGAATTCAATCCAAGGGCATACAGCAGCGTCGGAGCGATCGGATTGATGCAAATTATGCCGGTCACAGGTATCTATGTTGGTAGAAGCCTGGGATATTCGATCAAGAACGAAGATGATCTCTACAATATCGAGAGAAATATTAAGGTCGGTGTCGTATTCCTCAAGGAGTGCATAGAAAGATTAGGCGAGCACAGAGGCCTGGGCTACTACTATGCAGGACGGCATTCGCAACACTACAATAGATATACCACGAAGATCGCCGCGGCCAAGGAGCTGTGGACAGCCGATGTCTCAAGCCTGACTTATAATGTGCACTAAATTGCAGGAATGAAGGTTCTGTTCAGGTCTGAAATTACAAGCCGTTGTCTTTAGAAAATATACTCCAGGGCGTCGGTCGGTACCCACCCTCCAACACCACCTGGTAATTGAAACAGGGCGTATCCGCCTCTGGTTTCGCGTACGCTCACCTCAGCTCCATCGTGCACGAGAAGGATTTCCTTGTATTCTGCACCCGGACCGCTGGTAGCACTGACTTCAGGTGCCA
It encodes the following:
- a CDS encoding transglycosylase SLT domain-containing protein; amino-acid sequence: MKQIAVKVVIGVLIALMAVFSWQIIMLRQNLQEKMETVNLMISKYEAKAQFIDDYLPIVDEYTQSEITAKRILAAVYENSVQYDIQPELILSVIMVESEFNPRAYSSVGAIGLMQIMPVTGIYVGRSLGYSIKNEDDLYNIERNIKVGVVFLKECIERLGEHRGLGYYYAGRHSQHYNRYTTKIAAAKELWTADVSSLTYNVH